The Corynebacterium poyangense genome includes a window with the following:
- the thpR gene encoding RNA 2',3'-cyclic phosphodiesterase: protein MRLFAALKPEEKALDHVKTALAPIRREFPVDLRWTDPENWHLTVAFYGEQPDGYFDDIADHLSRAAALQPKPLNLHLRGAGVFSHRTLWIGAGGDTSSFSELALDAELPTAGETKDQDQPRTSGKRRPHLTVARLRQQPHQRATEWDPFLSDISRALSIYRGPDFLVHEVILYESFLGQGRRGGPLYRERLRCPISSAL, encoded by the coding sequence AAAGCCTTAGACCATGTGAAGACCGCCCTCGCCCCCATCCGTCGGGAATTTCCCGTAGATTTACGTTGGACTGACCCAGAAAACTGGCACCTCACTGTAGCTTTTTATGGCGAACAACCGGACGGCTACTTCGATGACATCGCCGATCACCTATCCCGGGCGGCTGCCTTGCAACCCAAACCGCTTAACCTTCATCTCCGCGGAGCAGGAGTGTTTTCTCATCGAACATTGTGGATAGGAGCCGGTGGAGATACCTCAAGTTTTTCCGAACTAGCCCTCGATGCAGAGTTACCAACCGCAGGGGAAACTAAAGACCAAGATCAGCCGCGAACGTCAGGGAAACGACGCCCCCACCTCACCGTGGCTCGGCTTCGTCAGCAACCACACCAACGTGCCACTGAATGGGACCCCTTCTTGTCAGATATCAGCCGTGCGTTGTCAATCTATCGTGGCCCAGACTTCCTAGTACATGAAGTAATACTCTATGAATCTTTCCTGGGGCAGGGACGTAGAGGTGGTCCTCTTTATCGCGAACGTTTACGTTGCCCCATTTCCTCCGCGTTATAG